The window gctgcagctatgccactgtagcacgGTAGTGACAATgctacctatgccgatgggagagttTCTGCAGTTGGCATAGGTACTCagcctccctgagaggcggtagctatgtcaacaggagaagccctcatGCCGtcatagcactgtctatacttggagctaggttggtataactgcgtcacttagggaggtggattttccactcccctgagcaacacagttatactgacatacgtttgtagtgtagaccacgGCTTAGTGCTGTCTCAGCATTGTGCTACCACTTTCAGCAtggtttaatttcagtttatgaaAAATAGTAACCTCCCCCTAAACTTTCACTCCAAAGTTTTGACCATTAATATTTGGTGCAAGGAAAGTGACAAAATAAGAAGCCTCTCTGGTTTGTCATTCTGTGGAAAGCTgctaccattttaaaaaacatcaaaGACAACATAAATACTCAACAAAAGGCAGCGCTCGTTGTCACTACTCTGTGGCCAAGAGTATAACAGCAATTCTAATTCTCTGAACACAGAGCCAGGACAAAAATAGTCCTGCAGCTCAAGTGAGTTTAACTTTGTTTAACTGATCTTAACTTTGTCAGCTTGGTGCAGAAACCTCAGGCATTTGGAAAGGATGCATAGCATTCCCAGGGAATAGGCACTACCCTATTGACTGAGCTTACAATAATTGTATTTCTTCTTTTCCCCACACACATTGGTGTGATTTCTCCATTGTATAATTGAAGATGTTAAGAGGTCCTGCTGAAGATGCTTTCACAGACTGTATAAAGGATGCATTCTTTTGTTTACTTGCAGCTCCTAGCAGGGTCCTGGTGCATTAGAATCTTGGGAAATACATGATGTTGGTTCTTCTCCATGTTCGAAGAACTAAACACTCTCCTCTTCTTTTGTGACACTATAATCTGTTAGCAAAGTAACACTGATTTCTGAGCCATTTGTGCTGCCTGTGGCTGACAAAGCTCTGGTAGGTGTGTTGCTGGGAGGCCGTGTAGGAAGCCTCGCCTTGCAACACaagatttgctttttaaaatgttgccggAAACTTTTACTCAGCCAATAAAGAGCAAAGGGATTGATACAGGAATTGCTGAAGGCCAAAGCCCGGGAGAAAATAGTGACTATAAGATGAAAGGCAGAGGCATCTACAGAAGAGTGGTAGGTGAAAGATCGATACAAATAGAGAATGTGGTtaggcagccagcagagggcaaacAAACCAACTAGCACCAGCACTGTTTTTGCCACTCTCTTTCGGGATTCAATCtaggaaaaaataattgcatATCTAGTATTAATAATACATATTTATGTATTATGCTACTCCCTGGAGGGCTCTGAGACCCTTAATAAAAATCAGTCTACATACGATAATTATTGAAAGGCAGCATGGAAACAAAGCAGAAACtaaagcattttcattttcacCCTTACATTTTTGTGGCTTTGGACAGGGTGTTTTCACTTGGGAGCATCTGAATATgaaactccctctcccaccctttggTCTGATAGAACCCACTGAGGCCTCATCTAGACAAGGATTTAAGGATGTGATGTTAACACGTTAGCTAATTCATTCCAATGCAGGCTCCGTCCCTCAGTGTTTAGAATTTAGTGAAAGATGCCATAGCTCCTAAATGCAgtgtggccctgattcagcaaagcataatCCATCgctatttagcaaagcatttaagcacatacttaaaattatatcaataggatttaagcacatgcttaaatgccttgctgaatcagggctattGCTGCCTGTGTATACAGGCTGTACTTTACATAGGCTTGTTACTTGTCTATTGTGTATACTATATATGTAAAACGTTTGCACTCAAATTAAATTAAGATTTCTGCCAGTATGCCTAGACTTCTATAAGCTGGGCACCCTAGTTTGTGATCCTTCCTTACCTGTTTACGGGCATGACCATGTTCTTCAGCTGGCATGTTGAATGTACTTTTGTACAATGTTTTGGCAATAAGAAAATAATAGACAGAAATGACAGCTAGCGGTATAATATAGAACACCAAAAAGCAAACTAGAGAGTGAGCTTCTTGCAGTATCTTCTCAGATACAGGATAAGGGGCACATGCTtcaaaagatacatttttttcagGATTGCTGAATGAATATAAATCCGAAAATACAGCTTCTGGGATTGCTAATATCATGGAGACAATCCACACACAGCCAGCTTTACAGCAGGTCTTCAGAACTGCATCTGATGTTTGCAGTTCCAAGGGCTTAACAATAGCTCTGTACCTAGAAACACGACCAACATCATAATGTTAGAAAAAACGCAGTAACATCAGTCTTGTAACACCAATAATTTACATTTGTGGGGACAACTTCATGCCTGATATATCTCCACTGAGGTTGACATAATTGTCTTGGGAATTTAAAGGGGTGAATAtggtttgttttagtttttaaaatgctagCTATATACATAATTATGCATTTGTTCTTCTGTGTTTTGAAGTGATGCTAGTCCCTCCATAAGGAAGGTAGAAGCTCAAGGATGAACTTTAAGCATGTTCTTAtatcctattgactttaattgtCTTGAAACTTTCCTCTTCCAGAATGATCATACAGTATCTCCAAAATAGACTGGTCTGCAAACTCCAAATTCAGTTTGCTTTGTAAACTATGCTCAGGAGAGGTGCCATCTAGTGTTTGGAGGGGTTTTGTGTGAAAGTTAAtatttggggggctgggggtggagttgTATATTCTGTATTATGGGTGCACAAGGGGAGGTAAATGAGGAATTTACAAAGATATGTAATGTGAAGACTTTGTGTGGAGTTGCATATGCCCCACATTAAAGGTAAGCATGAAAGGGTTTAAAGTTTTGTTGAGGTAGACATAGCAACAAAAGGCAGAGGAAGGCACCTGAAGGGAAGATGAAGTGCTCCTTCCAGTCTAGGAGAAGGACCAAGAAGCTCTTAGACTTGGAATGAGGGGGGAACTGGAAACTGACCATTTTGCTACTCCAGATGGGCTAGTCTGCTCGCAAGGGGCTTTATAAGTTCAGGGATGTTTATTTTCAAGCCATTCCTTGGTTGCTGCTGGTTTGTTCATGTTTTTGGACCAGGCAAAAGAAAACTTTGGCACTGATTCCTTGGGCAAAACAATCTGTGCAGAAGTGCATAGGACTTAAAATGATAGGATATAgtgtaatatctggtttcagagtagcagccgtgttagtttgtattcacaaaaagaaaagaagtacttgtggcaccttagagactaacaaatttatttgaacataagctttcgtgagctacagctcacttcatcagatgcgttcagtggaaaatcagTGTAATATCTGTTTCCCATTGTATTCCTGTGACCACACGCCAGGTCACACTCATACAGGACAGTTTACTCATGTATACAGagcaagatttaaaataatatatagacACTTATAAACTGACCTGCTATTGATTCCTGGCTGTACTGCTGTAACAAGTGGGCCGAGTcaaatgaggggtggggggagagaatgtgTGGACCTGGGTAAACGTGCGGGGACAGGAGAATGTGGAGAGGGGACATAGAGAGGAAGGCAAGAGAACAGGAGGGAGGACTGGGCCTAGGGAACTGGGGAGCACATGGAACCACTCCCTGCTCTCAGAATGGATGAGCCCTGGGTTAGACAGATTGGGGAGATCCATGGAAGAGGGCAGGAGACGGCCATGAAAGAGAATACAGTGAAACAGGGCACAGATCAGTATGGAGGGAAGGCAGAGCCTTCAGTGGAATTGTACCAATTTACACCAAGTGAGGATCTGACCCTCTGTTTCTCCTCCGGGCAAAATTAGACACACTACTGCAGACTAGAACGTTAGTAATAACCTTTTACTGACCCGAGGCCCTCATTGCCAATCAGAACACAGTAGCTCATGGTGTTATAATTAATGCATGTTCTGAACTTTCAGAGTAATTTTAACCGTATAATTACTGGATTAAAATATTGTTCAAGGCAATTATACGATGGCAACCAGTAAGA of the Dermochelys coriacea isolate rDerCor1 chromosome 9, rDerCor1.pri.v4, whole genome shotgun sequence genome contains:
- the BRS3 gene encoding bombesin receptor subtype-3: MSLAHWHSANQTSHTSVNITEQLRSITDNDIVDQGRTEDSFPGLEILCTIYVTYAVIISVGLLGNAILIKVFFKIKSMQTVPNIFITSLAFGDLLLLLTCVPVDATRYIVDTWLFGRIGCKLLSFIQLTSVGVSVFTLTVLSADRYRAIVKPLELQTSDAVLKTCCKAGCVWIVSMILAIPEAVFSDLYSFSNPEKNVSFEACAPYPVSEKILQEAHSLVCFLVFYIIPLAVISVYYFLIAKTLYKSTFNMPAEEHGHARKQIESRKRVAKTVLVLVGLFALCWLPNHILYLYRSFTYHSSVDASAFHLIVTIFSRALAFSNSCINPFALYWLSKSFRQHFKKQILCCKARLPTRPPSNTPTRALSATGSTNGSEISVTLLTDYSVTKEEESV